GCTGGGCAGTTTCAGCCCGGCAGGCGGCAGGGCGCTGACGATAAACCGGCTCAAAGCTTGCCCTCATATTCGGCAATTTCCGCCTCGCATAGTGCCCGTGCATCGCCTCCCCCCTGCTGAGCACGATACCAGGCCAATGTGCGCTCCACGGCCTGCGCGAGCGGCCATCTTGGCGCGACGCCCAGGATCGACCGCGCCTTGCCGGCATCAAGCGCCAGCAGGCCGGCCTCATGCGGGCCTTCCTGGCCATCACCATAGCGCACCGCACCGACGCCATAGGCCGCGCGAGCCAGTTCCACGACATCACGCACCGAAGCCACCCCGGCGCTATCCGGTCCGAAATTATAGGCACCGGCCAGATTGGGCCGGTCCCAGGATTGCCGCGCCAGCGACATATAGCCGGCCAGCGGCTCCAGCACATGCTGCCAGGGCCGGACCGCGTTGGGCCGGCGGATATCCAGTACCGTACCGGCCTGCCATGCCCGAACGGCATCGGGGATCAGCCGGTCCATGGACCAGTCGCCGCCACCGATGACGTTTCCTGCACGGGCACTGGAAACCGCCACCCTTTGCTCTGCAAGAAAGGCGTCTCTGTAACTGGCGATCACGATCTCCGACGCTGCCTTGCTGGCGCTGTAGGGATCATGGCCGCCCAAAGGCTCGTCCTCGCGGTAAGGTTGTAACCGCTCGTGATTGCGATAGACCTTGTCGGTCGTCACCATCACCGCAACCTTCACCGTCTCCAGCCCGCGCAGCGCTTCCAGCACATGCGCTGTTCCCATAACATTGCTGGAGAAGGTGTCCAGCGGCTGGGCATAGCTGGCACGTACGAGAGGCTGCGCAGCGAGATGGAAGACGATATCCGGCCGCGCCGAGCGGACCATCCCGGACAGCGCTTCAGCGTCGCGTATGTCGCAGAAATGGCTGTCAATGCCATCGGCAATGCGTGCCAGCTCGAACAGGTTCGGACTCGTATTCGGCGGCAAGGCGATTCCCGTTACCCGCGCCCCCAGACGCTGCAGCCAGAGCGCAAGCCACCCCCCCTTGAATCCGGTATGCCCGGTGATCAGCACGCGCTTTTCGCGCCAGAAATCCAACGCCGGCTCCATTACCACATCTTCCAGGGCGCCTTGCCGGACTCCCAGAGTTCCTCCAGCAGGTTCTTCTCGCGCAGCGTGTCCATCGGCTGCCAGAAGCCGGTATGTTCGAAGGCGCGCAGCTGATCGTCGGCGGCGAGGCTGTTCATCGGCTCCAGCTCCCAGCTCGTCTGGTCGCCCTTGATCCGCCCGATGACCCTGGGCGACAGCACGAAGAAGCCGCCATTGATCCAGCCGCCATCGCCGCGCGGCTTCTCGACGAACCCGCGCACGGAATCGCCCTCGCGCAGCAGTGAGCCGAAGCGGCCGGGCGGGCGCACCGCCGTCACCGTGGCGTCCCGGCCATGCCGGCGATGGAAGTCGAGCGCGGCCGAAATGTCGATATCCGCCACCCCGTCGCCATAGGTGAAGCAGAACGACTCCTCGCCTTCCAGATAGGGGGCGACCCGGCGCAGCCTTCCGCCGGTCATCGTGTCCTCGCCGGTATCGACCAGCGTCACGCGCCAGGGCTCGGATTTCTGCTCATGCACTTCCATGCGGTTGTTTTCCATGTCGAAGGTTACGTCCGACATGTGCAGGAAGTAA
The DNA window shown above is from Oceanibaculum indicum P24 and carries:
- the rfbG gene encoding CDP-glucose 4,6-dehydratase → MEPALDFWREKRVLITGHTGFKGGWLALWLQRLGARVTGIALPPNTSPNLFELARIADGIDSHFCDIRDAEALSGMVRSARPDIVFHLAAQPLVRASYAQPLDTFSSNVMGTAHVLEALRGLETVKVAVMVTTDKVYRNHERLQPYREDEPLGGHDPYSASKAASEIVIASYRDAFLAEQRVAVSSARAGNVIGGGDWSMDRLIPDAVRAWQAGTVLDIRRPNAVRPWQHVLEPLAGYMSLARQSWDRPNLAGAYNFGPDSAGVASVRDVVELARAAYGVGAVRYGDGQEGPHEAGLLALDAGKARSILGVAPRWPLAQAVERTLAWYRAQQGGGDARALCEAEIAEYEGKL
- the rfbF gene encoding glucose-1-phosphate cytidylyltransferase, with the translated sequence MKAVILAGGLGTRISEETHLKPKPMIEIGGKPILWHIMKMYSAHGVTEFVICCGYRGYVIKEYFANYFLHMSDVTFDMENNRMEVHEQKSEPWRVTLVDTGEDTMTGGRLRRVAPYLEGEESFCFTYGDGVADIDISAALDFHRRHGRDATVTAVRPPGRFGSLLREGDSVRGFVEKPRGDGGWINGGFFVLSPRVIGRIKGDQTSWELEPMNSLAADDQLRAFEHTGFWQPMDTLREKNLLEELWESGKAPWKMW